From one Erythrobacter sp. HKB08 genomic stretch:
- a CDS encoding TlpA disulfide reductase family protein has protein sequence MSGTIDRSRAGELMPAELVRDPAGRELNLGALQGQPVLVNLWATWCAPCVVEMPILDDLAAEYDGALRVVTVSQDMQGAEKVVPFFEKNGYEMLEPWLDPDNKLGFALGDGVLPVTILYDASGREVWRVSGEYDWAGAEAREAIAEVVE, from the coding sequence TTGTCCGGCACGATCGATCGCAGCCGTGCAGGCGAGCTGATGCCGGCGGAGCTGGTACGCGATCCGGCAGGGCGCGAGCTCAATCTCGGCGCGCTCCAGGGACAGCCCGTGCTGGTCAATTTGTGGGCGACATGGTGCGCCCCCTGCGTCGTCGAAATGCCGATCCTCGACGATCTGGCTGCCGAATACGACGGCGCGCTGCGCGTAGTGACCGTGAGCCAGGACATGCAGGGTGCGGAGAAGGTCGTGCCGTTCTTCGAGAAGAATGGCTACGAGATGCTCGAACCGTGGCTCGATCCCGACAACAAGCTGGGCTTCGCACTGGGCGACGGGGTCCTGCCGGTCACCATCCTTTACGATGCCAGCGGGCGCGAGGTGTGGCGCGTCTCGGGCGAATACGACTGGGCCGGCGCGGAAGCGCGCGAGGCCATTGCGGAGGTTGTGGAGTAG
- a CDS encoding bifunctional 2-polyprenyl-6-hydroxyphenol methylase/3-demethylubiquinol 3-O-methyltransferase UbiG, with amino-acid sequence MSAITENYGWTEHAPGSTDYIAPAIVAKLEALGALRVLDAGCGNGSVTAKIAAAEMKTLGIDGDEEGIAIARKHYPELEFSRADFAASGTVLDGAPFDAVVSTEVVEHLFAPHELARFAWEALKPGGHFIVTTPYHGYWKNLALSLAGKWDHHHTALWHGGHIKFFSRKTLEALLAAQGFEIESFSGLGRAPYLWKSMMMTARKPLASNKTS; translated from the coding sequence ATGAGCGCCATCACCGAGAATTACGGCTGGACCGAACACGCACCGGGATCGACCGACTACATCGCGCCCGCGATCGTCGCGAAGCTGGAGGCGCTCGGCGCGCTCAGGGTTCTCGATGCGGGCTGCGGCAACGGCTCCGTGACGGCGAAAATTGCCGCAGCAGAGATGAAGACGCTCGGGATCGATGGCGATGAAGAGGGGATCGCGATCGCCCGTAAGCACTATCCCGAACTCGAATTCTCGCGCGCCGACTTCGCAGCTAGCGGCACCGTTCTCGACGGCGCCCCATTCGACGCGGTCGTCAGCACGGAAGTGGTCGAGCACTTGTTCGCGCCGCACGAGCTTGCTCGCTTCGCATGGGAGGCGCTGAAACCCGGCGGGCACTTCATCGTCACCACTCCCTATCACGGGTACTGGAAGAACCTCGCCCTGTCGCTCGCAGGCAAGTGGGACCATCACCACACTGCGCTTTGGCATGGCGGACACATCAAGTTTTTCAGCCGGAAGACCTTGGAGGCGCTGCTTGCGGCGCAAGGATTTGAAATCGAGAGCTTCAGCGGCCTCGGGCGGGCGCCCTATCTCTGGAAAAGCATGATGATGACGGCTCGAAAGCCACTCGCGAGCAACAAGACCAGTTGA
- a CDS encoding asparaginase, with product MTSRITVLATGGTIAGIAGSAIAKDYVAGQIDIEAYLEQVGGLGLEAEFSGRQIANIDSADIGPEVWNALHPAVMEALADESCQGVIVTHGTDTLEETAFLLDLTLPASKPVVLVGAMRPADAVGYDGLRNFANAVRVAGDRQAAGRGVLVVMGDRVFGARDVRKVRTRGTDAFRGFPRESVGLVTPASLEWFGAPWRVDASAQFAWQDELPDVGILFAHAGLDAASVARFLGEDMRGVVVAGVGEGNMSEAVRQELVARRKQGLRVVRASRADEGLVDREPEDDGNGFVAARALNPQKARILLQLLIAHGVDDPAAIQRAFDGS from the coding sequence ATGACCAGCCGGATCACAGTCCTCGCCACCGGTGGCACCATCGCGGGCATTGCGGGCTCCGCGATTGCGAAGGACTATGTCGCCGGGCAGATCGATATCGAGGCCTATCTCGAGCAGGTCGGCGGGCTGGGGCTGGAAGCGGAGTTTTCCGGTCGGCAGATCGCCAATATCGATTCGGCCGATATCGGTCCCGAGGTATGGAACGCGCTGCATCCCGCGGTGATGGAGGCGCTTGCCGATGAGAGCTGCCAGGGCGTCATCGTCACCCACGGTACCGATACGCTCGAGGAAACCGCGTTCCTGCTCGACCTGACGCTGCCGGCGAGCAAGCCGGTCGTGCTGGTCGGGGCCATGCGCCCGGCGGATGCAGTCGGCTATGACGGCCTGCGCAATTTCGCCAACGCGGTGCGCGTGGCGGGCGACAGGCAGGCGGCGGGGCGCGGCGTGCTGGTCGTGATGGGCGACCGCGTGTTCGGCGCGCGAGACGTGCGCAAGGTCCGCACTCGGGGCACGGACGCATTTCGCGGCTTTCCGCGCGAGTCCGTCGGGCTAGTAACACCTGCCTCGCTCGAATGGTTCGGCGCGCCCTGGCGGGTCGATGCGAGCGCCCAGTTCGCATGGCAGGACGAGCTACCCGATGTCGGTATTCTCTTCGCCCATGCCGGGCTGGATGCCGCTTCGGTCGCGCGCTTCCTCGGCGAGGACATGCGCGGCGTGGTCGTCGCCGGCGTGGGCGAGGGGAACATGTCGGAAGCGGTGCGTCAGGAGCTCGTCGCGCGGCGCAAGCAGGGCCTGCGAGTCGTTCGCGCCAGCCGGGCCGACGAGGGGCTGGTAGACCGAGAGCCGGAGGACGATGGGAACGGCTTCGTCGCCGCCCGCGCGCTCAATCCGCAAAAGGCGCGCATCCTGCTGCAGCTGCTGATCGCGCACGGGGTCGACGACCCCGCGGCGATCCAGCGTGCATTCGACGGAAGCTAG